In Thermococcus sp., one DNA window encodes the following:
- a CDS encoding ferredoxin family protein has product MSGESPVIGKDVLGRTVRDFSNVKWYGIDRKEIPWYPQIDYDRCIGCGLCLMTCGGRTFYEWDFKKMRPVVARPYNCLVGCDTCAKMCPRDAIIFPHIGVLRKYRDEALAVAKTRRKLEDIRKGMETEGKVESSEGYVCPENRGIEG; this is encoded by the coding sequence ATGAGTGGAGAAAGCCCCGTAATAGGGAAGGATGTTCTTGGAAGAACCGTCAGGGACTTCTCAAACGTTAAGTGGTACGGCATAGACCGGAAGGAGATACCGTGGTATCCACAGATAGACTATGACAGGTGTATAGGGTGCGGGCTCTGCCTGATGACGTGCGGAGGAAGGACCTTCTACGAATGGGACTTCAAGAAGATGCGCCCGGTAGTCGCGAGACCCTACAACTGCCTCGTGGGTTGCGATACATGCGCCAAGATGTGCCCGAGGGACGCCATAATCTTTCCGCACATAGGTGTGCTGAGGAAGTACAGGGACGAGGCCCTCGCGGTTGCAAAAACAAGAAGAAAGCTCGAGGATATCCGGAAGGGAATGGAGACCGAGGGAAAGGTTGAATCCTCAGAAGGCTACGTATGTCCAGAGAACCGGGGGATTGAGGGGTGA
- a CDS encoding ABC transporter permease, producing MIKTFKRSFAVVKKDMLIFYLKGPVIIMGLVFPFFLFLAFLVGRNLTGVQLFTGLTAMTAFFTSTAVGPTIIPWECRGRTFERLVASPVSLTTILLGDLQAFFYFGLAITFAVAIPSMFYLSIHPSFGVFLLSTILAVLSFSAMTVLMSSYPPTDIPADVMMLSSLVKFSLLFISGIFVPLRSLPSYGRWVSLMSPLTYYVDALRHSMGGGYLPLSLDFIMLALFGLAFFFVGSAIHGRVLERRFT from the coding sequence ATGATTAAAACCTTCAAACGTTCGTTTGCGGTGGTCAAAAAGGACATGCTGATATTTTACCTCAAGGGCCCTGTGATAATAATGGGCCTTGTATTCCCGTTCTTTTTGTTCTTGGCATTCCTGGTAGGTCGGAATCTTACTGGAGTGCAGCTGTTCACTGGTCTGACGGCTATGACCGCGTTCTTTACCTCTACCGCGGTCGGTCCGACGATAATCCCCTGGGAGTGCAGAGGCAGAACTTTCGAGCGTCTGGTGGCCTCGCCGGTTTCACTTACCACCATACTACTCGGTGACCTTCAAGCCTTCTTCTACTTTGGCCTTGCGATAACCTTCGCCGTTGCCATTCCCTCCATGTTCTACCTGTCGATCCACCCATCCTTCGGTGTTTTCCTGCTGTCAACTATACTTGCGGTTCTTTCATTCTCCGCAATGACCGTTCTGATGTCTTCTTACCCGCCTACGGACATCCCTGCTGACGTGATGATGCTGTCGTCCCTCGTGAAGTTTTCGCTCCTCTTCATCAGCGGCATCTTCGTTCCCCTCCGCAGCCTGCCGTCCTATGGTCGGTGGGTCTCCTTGATGTCCCCCCTGACCTACTACGTTGATGCCCTCCGGCACTCCATGGGTGGGGGATACCTTCCCCTCTCACTGGACTTTATCATGCTGGCCCTCTTCGGTCTTGCTTTCTTTTTTGTGGGCTCCGCGATACACGGGAGGGTGCTTGAGAGGAGGTTCACCTGA
- a CDS encoding GbsR/MarR family transcriptional regulator, protein MDARAETAFVAAVEHILSRWGYTLSEGRVYAVLLLNKEPMSISAIKDATGLSRSTVSTALSKLSRDYLVVARVEGRNKLFSALPGFFNIFMRQPREMLEREVRPAIRLLKDSGANGEVLEEFKRLECALEEILLMGSDVTCKSPRSKGKT, encoded by the coding sequence ATGGATGCCCGGGCAGAGACGGCCTTTGTTGCTGCAGTGGAGCATATCTTATCCCGTTGGGGTTATACCCTCAGTGAGGGCAGGGTGTATGCGGTTCTGCTTCTCAATAAAGAGCCTATGAGTATATCCGCCATAAAGGACGCAACAGGTCTTAGCAGATCAACGGTTTCTACGGCCCTGTCCAAACTTTCACGTGACTACCTTGTTGTTGCCAGGGTGGAAGGCCGGAACAAGCTGTTCTCTGCCCTGCCAGGTTTTTTTAACATATTCATGAGACAGCCCCGAGAGATGCTGGAGCGCGAGGTGAGGCCTGCCATTCGGCTTTTAAAGGACAGTGGTGCCAACGGGGAGGTTTTGGAGGAGTTCAAGAGACTTGAGTGTGCTCTTGAGGAAATTCTTCTCATGGGGTCCGATGTTACGTGTAAATCTCCCCGCTCAAAAGGAAAGACTTAA
- a CDS encoding GbsR/MarR family transcriptional regulator, whose amino-acid sequence MDKVAMRMGLREIKRFVETVERMMTRWGYTHTDAKVYAYLLLSEEPLSINDLAELTNLSRSSISVALSKLTKDYMVNVRKVGKTKFFTPIPAFFEKFLHQPKETLEKEAIPLKEVVEKLIETTTDPEYRMKLQSVLDDLTQLECALRQIIEFERNYRCRENSKKE is encoded by the coding sequence GTGGATAAGGTGGCGATGCGTATGGGGCTTAGGGAGATAAAGAGATTCGTTGAAACCGTTGAGAGGATGATGACGCGGTGGGGTTACACGCATACCGATGCTAAGGTCTACGCGTACCTCTTGCTATCCGAGGAACCCCTGAGCATAAACGATCTCGCTGAGCTTACGAACCTGAGCAGGTCGTCGATATCCGTGGCCCTCTCCAAGCTCACCAAGGACTACATGGTGAACGTTAGAAAAGTGGGCAAGACCAAGTTCTTCACACCCATCCCGGCGTTCTTTGAGAAGTTCCTGCACCAGCCCAAGGAGACCCTGGAGAAGGAGGCCATACCCCTGAAAGAGGTCGTTGAAAAGCTCATAGAGACAACGACCGATCCCGAGTACCGCATGAAGCTTCAGTCCGTTCTTGATGACCTCACCCAGCTTGAGTGTGCCCTCCGCCAGATAATCGAGTTTGAGAGGAACTACAGGTGTAGAGAGAACTCAAAAAAAGAATAA
- a CDS encoding radical SAM protein, which yields MKMDEDNNPEKRVVDVIKEPFPKAMNAPGVVEEPSGGNQITTALKAFKLVLGNPIARALIRPSLRRYKINGRELPALYWALSIYAGESLNEPMMIRFQADIIKLLLKLGIKLAHGDEDAVREALLRDPHIRRGIWVVLEGISKYGVTVPQRLAGPFLIVWNFTNMCNFRCKHCYQRADKPLQSELSLEEKLMLVDQLDKAGVAAVAISGGEPTIHPDFYRVVKELAARGIHTSVATNGWTFAEMENLRKAVDLGLKYVEVSVDSAKPEKHDEFRGIPGAWEHAIKTLENAVELDMSHGMATVMDKETYGEIDDILDLAENIGVKRVIFFNLVPTGRAEEMVKVDLSPEEREDFMKEVYHQMKKRKLEILTTAPQYARVTLLESGGKNVTPAHFYIGENNSVKTLAEFIGGCGAGRIYAGIEPDGSVVPCVFLPLPVGNVRVRTFKEIWENSRIFNLLRDRDNFTGQCKNCPYRNICGGCRARAYHYTVDLLGDDPGCMINKHLWEDIVKHGKPKAVSEVNWVDESVVMRGPTLYVPGYYSAVEVTGSKMLERAYARERIHA from the coding sequence ATGAAAATGGATGAAGATAACAACCCCGAGAAAAGGGTTGTGGATGTCATCAAAGAACCCTTCCCAAAAGCAATGAACGCTCCCGGTGTCGTTGAGGAACCTAGTGGTGGGAATCAGATTACAACGGCCTTGAAAGCCTTTAAGCTAGTCTTGGGCAATCCCATCGCCAGAGCACTCATAAGGCCAAGCCTCAGGAGGTACAAGATAAACGGAAGGGAGCTGCCGGCGCTCTATTGGGCGCTGAGCATCTACGCGGGTGAAAGCCTGAACGAACCCATGATGATAAGGTTTCAGGCGGACATAATAAAACTCCTTTTAAAACTAGGTATAAAGCTCGCGCACGGTGATGAAGATGCCGTGAGGGAGGCCCTTCTACGTGACCCGCACATAAGACGCGGCATCTGGGTCGTGCTGGAGGGAATATCAAAGTACGGTGTTACCGTCCCCCAGCGCCTCGCGGGACCTTTCCTCATAGTCTGGAACTTCACCAACATGTGCAACTTCCGCTGCAAGCACTGCTACCAGCGGGCGGACAAACCACTGCAAAGCGAACTGTCCCTCGAGGAGAAGCTGATGCTGGTTGACCAGCTCGACAAAGCGGGAGTTGCCGCGGTGGCCATAAGCGGGGGGGAGCCCACGATACATCCGGACTTCTACAGGGTAGTGAAAGAGCTGGCCGCGAGGGGGATTCACACATCAGTTGCCACCAACGGATGGACCTTTGCGGAGATGGAGAACCTTCGGAAGGCGGTCGACCTTGGTCTGAAGTACGTCGAGGTAAGCGTTGACTCAGCGAAGCCTGAGAAACACGACGAGTTCCGTGGAATACCCGGAGCGTGGGAGCACGCAATAAAGACCCTTGAAAACGCCGTAGAACTCGACATGAGCCACGGAATGGCCACCGTGATGGACAAGGAAACCTACGGCGAGATAGACGACATCCTGGACCTGGCAGAGAACATAGGGGTGAAGCGCGTCATCTTCTTCAACCTCGTGCCCACCGGAAGAGCGGAGGAAATGGTCAAGGTGGATCTGTCTCCGGAGGAGCGCGAGGACTTCATGAAGGAGGTCTACCACCAGATGAAGAAGCGGAAGCTGGAGATACTGACGACCGCCCCCCAGTACGCCCGGGTAACCCTTCTGGAAAGCGGGGGCAAGAACGTTACACCGGCACACTTCTACATCGGCGAGAACAATTCCGTCAAAACCCTGGCCGAGTTTATAGGGGGCTGCGGCGCCGGAAGGATATACGCCGGGATAGAACCGGACGGAAGTGTGGTTCCCTGCGTCTTTCTACCACTACCCGTTGGCAACGTGAGGGTGAGAACCTTCAAGGAGATATGGGAAAACAGCAGGATATTCAACCTCCTGCGCGACAGGGACAACTTCACGGGGCAGTGCAAGAACTGCCCCTACAGGAACATCTGCGGTGGGTGTAGGGCAAGGGCATACCACTACACCGTTGACCTTCTTGGGGATGACCCAGGTTGCATGATAAACAAGCATCTGTGGGAGGATATAGTAAAGCACGGTAAACCCAAGGCCGTGAGCGAGGTCAACTGGGTTGATGAGAGCGTTGTGATGCGCGGGCCCACACTCTACGTACCCGGCTACTACAGCGCCGTAGAGGTGACCGGGAGCAAGATGCTGGAGAGGGCGTACGCGAGGGAAAGAATTCACGCATGA